The DNA sequence AATCACCACAAAAGTCTGCACCAGACTAATACCCAACCACCACCCCAGCGGCTGACTCGTAAACACATTCCAGAAAAACAGGGGCCACGCCAGAATAAAGCCCAAACTCCGCCAGTACTCCCGCCCGTGTGCATCCCACTCCGACGCCGGGAACAACGCATCGGCCACAGGCTTTAAAAAAGCCCCATCGGAAAACCAACCATTGTGACCCAGCCACGGCAAGAAAATATACGGCAACAAAAACAGCGGCACACACTGAATAACCATCAGCGTCACCGTCTGCACCGTCACATAAGGCGTCTGCCGTCGATTAATCCTGCGAATCCCAAACCCCACCACACACGCACAATACGCCAGCGAATAATAAAACCCCGGCTGCGTCATCGACGTCCACACCGTCCCAAAAAGACCCGACTTATCCTCCGCTGGCATCAAATTAAACGGAAACAGCTCTGCCCCCTTAAACCACTCGTAAATCGGAATCCCCGCACCCGTCTTCCAGTGATACACAAACACACACGCCAGCATAACCAGCGCAAAAGACACCCACGTGCCCACGCGCCATTCCCCTCTAATCGGCACACCTGAACGCCTGAAAAAATCCAGCGGCGCCTCGCGCCCAATCATCGAAAACACCGCATCATTGGGCATCGTCTCATCACCCTCACCCGTCGAAAGCACCACCTCATCCTCACCAATCGCCCGCACCTCACTCGCCAGCGCCATTCGCAAGTGTTCCCCACCCGAAAGCACCTCAATCTTCTCCACATTCTCGGGCTTGGGACGGCTCAGTTCCGCGCGCCGATACGACAGCGTCACCCGCCCGCCGGACTCGGCAATTGCAATCGCCGTCTCCAGCGCACTATCACCCCCACCAACCACCAGCACATCCTGATCCGCATAATCCTTGGGATCGTGCAGCCGATTCATCACCTTATCCAGATCCTCACCCGGCACATTTAACTTTCTAAAATTGCCCGACCGCCCAATCGCCACAATCACCCGGTGCGCCAGCAAATCCTCACCCTCGGGAATCACCACCCGCAACACATCCCCCTCTCGCTGCACGCACTCCGCCCGCGCAAACACCGGCGCAATATCCGCGGTCCGCTCCTCCAACTCATCCAACAACCGCTCCTTCACATCTGCCCGATCCGAAAACTGCAAATCACCTGCCGGAACCATATCCGTCGGATACGTGTAAATCGGCTTCGCCTTTGGAAAATTCACCACCGTAGAAAACCGCTCTGACGCCTCCAACAGCACAAAATCCAAACCCCGATTTCTCGCCTCAATACCCGCCGCCATACCCGACACACCCCCACCAATAATCACCAGGTCGTGCACCCCATCCCTCTGCGTCCGCCTCTCAAACCCCGCATCATCCACAATCGTCTGCACGGCTCGCGCCCCCGTATCCGACGAAAACTTCAACAGCGGAATCCCCGTCAAATCCCCCACAATATAAAGCCCCGGCACCGCCGTTGCCCCATCCTCATGCATCTCGGGCAACTTCTCCACCGTGCCCGAAGGCCACCGCGTGTGCAACCAGTGCATATACCGTTTCAAAAATCCAAACATCTTCCCTTCTCCCATCAAAAATTCGCCTGCACAGGATAATTACACCATCTCACGTCGTCAATTCCAGAATTTGCGTCACCCATAAACATCGTCGATCAACGCGCGGATATACCCAATCGCATACGCCTTCCCGTGCAAATTCGTGTACGCGGAATGGGCAAAACTCGGCGTATGATCCATCATATACGGACCATTGAACCCATTATCGCGATAAACCGCCATCGCGCGCTTCATATCGATATCGCCCTCATCCATAAAAACTTCGACAAACCGCGGCAACTGGCCCTTCACATTGCGGAAATGCACCCACACAATCTTATTATTCGAAGCCATCTCGGCAATCGCATCGTAAACACCCTCACCCAGCAACTCCGTCATACACCCCTGGCAAAATAGCATCCCATTGTGCTCGCCCGGCGCAATCTCAAAAAGCGTGCGCCTGAACTGCTCCAGCGAAGAACAAATCTGTGCAATACCGCCCAAAGGCTCAGGAATCGGCGGATCATCCGGATGCAGCGCCATACGCACCCCCGCCTTTTCTGCAACGGGAATCACCGCCTGCAAAAACGCCTCCATATTTGCCCACATCGTCTCCTCTGAAACAGGGGGATTGAATTGCTCTGGCCGATTCTCACTAAAATACGCATAGTCAAACGTACTATATCTCACCCCGCCGCGCCCCGTATCCGAAGGCGTCCGAAAATTCCCCATCGGCTTGAAATTCCAGCCCAAACACGGAATTCCCGCCCTCCCCAGCGACTCCAGCATCTGGCACCAGAATCCGATCTTCTCATCTCGATCTTCCATAGCCAGCGCAATCTCCTCCCAGCACGGCATAAAAATATTATTCAACTTCATACCATGGGATTCCACCAACTCCCGCGCCTTCTCAAACGCCTCTGTACAATCCTCCCCCGCGCGAAGCCGTTGTGCCAGCGCCGTATTCGCCACACCCGTACTACTGCGCTTAGCCGACTTTGCAGGCGGGCGACCACCTCGCAACTCGAGATGAATCGAATCCACACTAATCGCCCTGTAAAAACTCAAAATATCATCGTCCAAATTATCGTAATGAACCTGATCTTGAATGTACATCTCTCATCGCCTCCTGTATAGCTATCAGTCCCCGCCCAGCCACCCACTGGATTGCGGCTAAAACCCTGCCGCAATGACGGCTCTACAACGCATGTTCCTGACTGCTGACTGCTCCTCACATCCCAATAAACTGCCAAGCAGTTGTAACCGTTCCTTAATTTTTAACTCTCAACCTCGGCATCAGACACCCGCCGTTGCCCACCTTGCCGTTCTTCCGCATCGACAATCTCGGGAACATACCCTTCAACATCCCGAATATAGCCCAGCAACCGCGCCTTCATTCGATCTGCAACCGGACGGTGGCTTTCATAGCCAATCAAATTGCGCAACTCGTACGGATCTGCCTCCAGATCGTAGAGATACGCCTCCTCATAACTCCTCGCACCCTCTGCACCGGGCGGCACCGCATCGCTTTGGACCGCGTACTTCCATCGCTTTGTGCGAACAGCACGACCAATACCACTCTCTGAAATCTGCACAAACACATCATCCGGCCATGGATCTGCGAGCGAGCGACCACCACCACCCAAAATGGGAAGCACGGAACGCCCCGACATCTGATCGGGAATCTCCAACCCGGCGCCATCCAACAGCGAAGGCGGCAAATCCACCAGACTCACCAACTCGCCCAACGTACCCCCTCCCGTAAACGGACCACCCGTCAACACCGTTGGAACGCGGATAGAACTCTCGTGACACGAACGCTTGTATTCCTTATTGCGGGTGCGGAAATGGCAGGCGTGATCAGACGTAAACAGCACAATCGTATCCTCTAACAACCCCAAACTCTTCAGCGCATCGAGCAAGCGTCCATAAGCCTCATCCAAACGCTTAATCATGCCCCAGTACCCGCCCAAATGCTGCTGTGTACTCCCCCCTGCAGGAACCGCGCCGGGATACTCGCCTTCTGCCAAAGGATGCGTGGGCAATCCCGCCAGATCAGGCGGTGTCCAGTACCCGGCATACATCTCGCGGTACCCATCCGGCGGCGGATAATCGTCCAGATGATTCTGGTGATGCGGTTCCAAAAAAGAAATAAAAAGATAAAAGGGATCACTCTGATGTTCATCCACATACCGAATCGCCGCATCGGTCAGCGCATCCACCCGATAACCGGGCAACTTCACCTCCTGATTGTCATGATCGTAAACAACGCAATCATACGTATCAGACGTCCCCTCCAGCGCATTTGCCGCGAGCCAGTACTGGTACCCACCGCGCGCTTTTACGGGCACAGAACCGCGTCCACTCGTCGCCAGATGCCACTTCCCAATATATCCCGTGTGATAACCCGCATCATTAAAACACTGTGCAAGCGTCTTGTGATCCGGATTCAGCGCAACCCCATTGCGATACACCCCCGTCTCACTCGCGTACATCCCCGTCTGCAAACACGCACGCGCCGGACCGCACACGGGCTGACACGTAAAACTATTGTACACATGTGTCCCGTGCTGAGCCGCGCGATCCAGATTGGGTGTAATACCGAGGGGATTGCCATGCGCTGCCATACAATCCCAGCGCTGTTGATCCGTAAAAAAGACAATAACATTTGGTTTGTTAGCCATAGTATCTCCTTTCGTTCATGCACCAGATGTAATTCTGGGATTATCCATACGCGCACAGCGAATACTCTCCCGCATCAAACGCGTCAGAAGCTCGGCCTTTACATCCCGCGCCTCTGAATGATCCCACAAATTTACTTTCTCGCGTGGATCACTCTCCAGATCCACCAGCACATTATGTCCAATACCCGAAGCATCCACCACAATTTTATAGCGCTCTGTGATCAGCGTCCGCATGGACCCCATCTC is a window from the Gemmatimonadota bacterium genome containing:
- a CDS encoding NAD(P)-binding domain-containing protein; translation: MFGFLKRYMHWLHTRWPSGTVEKLPEMHEDGATAVPGLYIVGDLTGIPLLKFSSDTGARAVQTIVDDAGFERRTQRDGVHDLVIIGGGVSGMAAGIEARNRGLDFVLLEASERFSTVVNFPKAKPIYTYPTDMVPAGDLQFSDRADVKERLLDELEERTADIAPVFARAECVQREGDVLRVVIPEGEDLLAHRVIVAIGRSGNFRKLNVPGEDLDKVMNRLHDPKDYADQDVLVVGGGDSALETAIAIAESGGRVTLSYRRAELSRPKPENVEKIEVLSGGEHLRMALASEVRAIGEDEVVLSTGEGDETMPNDAVFSMIGREAPLDFFRRSGVPIRGEWRVGTWVSFALVMLACVFVYHWKTGAGIPIYEWFKGAELFPFNLMPAEDKSGLFGTVWTSMTQPGFYYSLAYCACVVGFGIRRINRRQTPYVTVQTVTLMVIQCVPLFLLPYIFLPWLGHNGWFSDGAFLKPVADALFPASEWDAHGREYWRSLGFILAWPLFFWNVFTSQPLGWWLGISLVQTFVVIPLIIWRWGKGAYCGWICSCGALAETMGDMHRQKMPHGPVWNRMNMVGQVILVLAFVLLALRIAGWLLPYDHWVNAGYMGLFMGKDVNWGGLVFPLTFLNYQWFVDLFLAGIIGVGFYWHFSGRMWCRFACPLAALMHVYARFSRFRIFADKKKCISCSVCTSVCHQGIDVMNFANKGLPMEDPECVRCSACVQSCPTGVLSFGQIDPVTGQIARVDGLAASRVVMDEV
- a CDS encoding mannonate dehydratase, translated to MYIQDQVHYDNLDDDILSFYRAISVDSIHLELRGGRPPAKSAKRSSTGVANTALAQRLRAGEDCTEAFEKARELVESHGMKLNNIFMPCWEEIALAMEDRDEKIGFWCQMLESLGRAGIPCLGWNFKPMGNFRTPSDTGRGGVRYSTFDYAYFSENRPEQFNPPVSEETMWANMEAFLQAVIPVAEKAGVRMALHPDDPPIPEPLGGIAQICSSLEQFRRTLFEIAPGEHNGMLFCQGCMTELLGEGVYDAIAEMASNNKIVWVHFRNVKGQLPRFVEVFMDEGDIDMKRAMAVYRDNGFNGPYMMDHTPSFAHSAYTNLHGKAYAIGYIRALIDDVYG
- a CDS encoding sulfatase-like hydrolase/transferase — protein: MANKPNVIVFFTDQQRWDCMAAHGNPLGITPNLDRAAQHGTHVYNSFTCQPVCGPARACLQTGMYASETGVYRNGVALNPDHKTLAQCFNDAGYHTGYIGKWHLATSGRGSVPVKARGGYQYWLAANALEGTSDTYDCVVYDHDNQEVKLPGYRVDALTDAAIRYVDEHQSDPFYLFISFLEPHHQNHLDDYPPPDGYREMYAGYWTPPDLAGLPTHPLAEGEYPGAVPAGGSTQQHLGGYWGMIKRLDEAYGRLLDALKSLGLLEDTIVLFTSDHACHFRTRNKEYKRSCHESSIRVPTVLTGGPFTGGGTLGELVSLVDLPPSLLDGAGLEIPDQMSGRSVLPILGGGGRSLADPWPDDVFVQISESGIGRAVRTKRWKYAVQSDAVPPGAEGARSYEEAYLYDLEADPYELRNLIGYESHRPVADRMKARLLGYIRDVEGYVPEIVDAEERQGGQRRVSDAEVES